In Verrucomicrobiota bacterium, the following are encoded in one genomic region:
- a CDS encoding TIGR00282 family metallophosphoesterase — protein MVRILFLGDIVGEPGRRAVIEQVPILRRERAIDFVIVNGENAAGGRGITPKIAIDLLRAGVAVITTGDHVWDQFDLASYLETEPRVLRPLNYPSGTPGAGSVILETDQGRVAVLNAQGRTFMNPPLENPLQALEQEIRRIREEEGVRILFVDFHAEATSEKIAMGYALDGSVSAVVGTHTHVQTADEQILPGGTAFLCDAGMCGPMPSVLGREVEPVLHRFRTSLPARFPVAKGPVLLCGVLVEVEEETGQARHIERLRQPVEPPNDGA, from the coding sequence ATGGTTCGGATTTTGTTTTTAGGAGACATTGTGGGGGAGCCAGGTCGGCGAGCGGTCATCGAGCAAGTGCCGATCCTGCGACGAGAGCGCGCCATCGATTTTGTGATCGTCAATGGAGAGAACGCGGCCGGGGGACGGGGAATCACTCCCAAGATTGCGATCGACCTGTTGCGAGCGGGGGTGGCGGTCATCACCACGGGCGATCACGTCTGGGACCAGTTCGACTTGGCCAGCTATTTGGAAACGGAGCCCCGCGTCCTGCGACCTCTCAACTACCCCTCGGGAACGCCCGGAGCTGGGAGCGTCATTTTGGAAACCGATCAAGGTCGGGTGGCCGTCCTCAACGCCCAGGGCCGCACCTTCATGAACCCGCCTTTGGAGAATCCGCTGCAAGCTTTGGAGCAGGAAATCCGGCGAATCCGGGAAGAGGAAGGAGTGCGGATCCTCTTCGTGGATTTTCACGCCGAAGCCACAAGTGAGAAAATCGCGATGGGATACGCCCTGGATGGTTCTGTCTCAGCCGTGGTCGGGACCCATACCCATGTGCAAACCGCCGATGAGCAGATTCTCCCAGGAGGGACGGCCTTTCTCTGCGATGCCGGGATGTGCGGTCCAATGCCCTCGGTTTTGGGCCGGGAAGTGGAGCCGGTTCTTCATCGTTTCCGGACGTCCTTGCCGGCGCGATTTCCAGTCGCCAAAGGCCCCGTCCTGCTTTGTGGGGTCCTGGTGGAAGTCGAGGAAGAGACGGGCCAAGCGCGGCACATCGAGCGCTTGCGGCAGCCGGTGGAACCGCCGAACGACGGTGCTTGA